The proteins below are encoded in one region of Pseudoalteromonas ulvae UL12:
- the barA gene encoding two-component sensor histidine kinase BarA, which translates to MTKLGLRDWILVLTLVPTLIIGLLLSGYFTLNRYLDLNDLLIEQGTNIIEPLAIATEYPLFTQNKPQLSRLVSQSHNKHTPLIKSIAVFNHHKELIVTSNYHKQFDLLIPSIEQTTHQTLSQKITDDYIIFTLPIFDTARDNDPFQFNDSAALKGYLIIQMNKDFAVIGQQKALLVSLAIIILALFISFYLAIRFSRIFLNPIGKLVFAIDKLKEGEQDTSLHEPMKGEFELLRRGLNSIAHNMVLQKDEMQKHIDQAISDYRETLEQYETQNIQLNIAKKEAQDANRVKSDFLAKMSHELRTPLNGVVGFTRQLYKTPLNKHQKDYLDTIELSANSLLAIISDILDFSKLEAGAMDLENIHFQLRDTINEVLTLLAPSAHDKNLELSINIAEQVPDNLVGDPTRFKQVMINLISNAIKFTESGHVLIDIDCRQLAVNQVSVFVAINDSGIGISADKQDALFSAFGQADSSITRKFGGTGLGLIITKHLVEAMGGKISLNSAVGKGSCFTFNAILSLPKRTYSDNLPYHSLEQKRILYFETHRHTHEATAALLEQWNMAVTSCLSLADLEQALDSDFSFDIAILGHAASLDNMNEIKSLVTRVRPHCDYLYLMVNTVSHNMREAFIGTGADACLSKPLNHRKLCESLAAPYRLDHPSIHIPEQTQKVLPIKALVVDDNDANLKLMCTLLEEQIEFIDTAHNGAQALSLAKTHKYDLIFLDIQMPIMDGVTACKLIIESSINESTPIIAVTAHALAGEKEQLLKVGFKNYLTKPLDEEMLRQTIHEYSPDSTPNNKSRTEPKQTSESKPPFSSKRIDWALALQRAGGKIDLAHEMLNMLLLSVPETLNELRCANEKMDQQQVLNVVHKFHGACCYTGVPKLKHLAETIETALKEGQDLSYIEPELFELEDELVNLLADAQKEEISPL; encoded by the coding sequence ATGACCAAATTAGGGTTAAGAGATTGGATTTTAGTATTAACATTAGTACCAACCTTGATCATCGGGTTACTGCTAAGTGGCTATTTTACACTAAATCGTTATTTGGATCTGAATGATTTATTGATTGAGCAAGGCACCAACATCATCGAGCCTCTCGCCATCGCTACAGAGTATCCCTTATTCACACAAAATAAACCGCAACTGAGTCGCTTAGTAAGCCAAAGCCATAATAAACATACCCCCCTGATTAAAAGCATTGCGGTTTTCAATCACCACAAAGAACTCATTGTAACCAGTAACTATCATAAACAATTCGATTTACTGATCCCTAGTATTGAACAAACAACTCACCAGACACTCAGTCAAAAAATTACCGACGACTACATTATTTTTACTCTCCCAATCTTTGACACTGCCCGTGATAATGATCCGTTTCAGTTTAATGACTCAGCAGCACTGAAAGGTTACTTAATCATTCAAATGAATAAAGATTTTGCTGTGATAGGCCAACAAAAAGCGCTGTTAGTCAGCCTAGCGATTATTATTTTAGCGTTATTTATTAGCTTTTATTTGGCGATTCGATTTAGCCGCATCTTCTTAAACCCAATTGGTAAGTTAGTCTTCGCTATCGACAAATTAAAAGAAGGTGAACAAGATACCTCTTTACACGAGCCAATGAAGGGTGAGTTTGAGTTACTTCGCCGCGGCCTCAACAGCATCGCTCATAATATGGTGCTGCAAAAAGATGAAATGCAAAAACACATTGATCAAGCAATTAGTGATTACCGCGAAACACTTGAGCAATACGAAACGCAAAACATCCAACTCAACATCGCTAAAAAAGAAGCGCAAGATGCAAACCGGGTCAAATCAGACTTCCTAGCTAAAATGAGTCATGAACTACGAACGCCATTAAACGGTGTCGTGGGCTTCACTCGTCAGCTCTACAAAACACCTTTAAACAAACACCAAAAAGATTACCTAGATACGATAGAGCTTTCGGCAAATAGTTTGTTGGCCATTATTAGCGACATCCTCGACTTTTCAAAACTAGAAGCGGGTGCGATGGATCTTGAAAATATCCATTTCCAACTTCGTGACACTATAAATGAAGTCCTCACATTATTGGCTCCTTCAGCCCATGATAAAAATTTAGAATTGTCGATTAATATCGCCGAGCAAGTGCCCGATAACTTAGTCGGTGATCCGACCCGTTTCAAACAAGTCATGATTAACCTAATCAGTAACGCGATTAAATTTACCGAGTCAGGGCATGTATTAATCGATATTGATTGCCGTCAGCTTGCCGTCAACCAAGTCTCTGTATTTGTAGCTATTAATGATAGCGGTATCGGGATCAGTGCAGATAAGCAAGACGCCTTATTTTCAGCTTTTGGACAAGCAGATTCCAGTATCACTCGCAAATTTGGTGGAACAGGGCTTGGATTAATTATTACCAAGCACTTAGTCGAAGCGATGGGGGGAAAAATATCGCTCAACTCTGCTGTAGGAAAAGGCAGCTGTTTTACCTTTAATGCAATTTTAAGCTTACCTAAACGAACATATAGCGATAACCTGCCCTATCACTCCCTAGAACAAAAACGAATTCTCTATTTTGAAACCCATCGCCATACCCATGAAGCCACCGCAGCTCTGCTTGAACAGTGGAACATGGCCGTCACGTCCTGCTTAAGTTTAGCCGACTTAGAGCAAGCATTAGACAGCGATTTTAGTTTCGACATCGCAATACTCGGTCATGCTGCATCCTTAGATAACATGAATGAAATCAAATCATTGGTTACTCGTGTCAGACCACATTGTGATTATTTATATCTAATGGTTAATACCGTTTCACATAATATGCGAGAAGCATTTATTGGCACGGGTGCCGATGCATGTTTAAGTAAACCGTTAAATCATCGTAAACTATGCGAGAGCCTCGCTGCCCCTTACCGGCTTGATCATCCTAGTATTCATATTCCAGAGCAAACACAAAAAGTACTGCCAATTAAAGCCTTAGTTGTCGATGATAATGATGCAAACTTAAAGCTAATGTGCACATTACTCGAAGAACAAATCGAATTTATTGATACTGCTCATAATGGCGCACAAGCACTGAGTCTCGCCAAAACCCATAAATACGACTTAATTTTCCTAGATATTCAAATGCCCATCATGGATGGAGTAACGGCATGCAAGTTAATTATTGAAAGTAGTATTAATGAATCGACTCCTATTATCGCTGTGACAGCCCATGCGCTCGCTGGCGAAAAAGAGCAATTACTAAAAGTTGGGTTTAAAAATTATCTTACCAAGCCCTTAGATGAAGAAATGCTGCGTCAAACAATCCATGAATATAGCCCAGATTCCACGCCAAATAACAAAAGCAGGACAGAGCCAAAACAAACATCAGAATCTAAACCCCCATTTTCGAGTAAACGCATCGATTGGGCGCTTGCTCTGCAGCGTGCTGGCGGCAAAATAGATTTAGCTCATGAGATGCTTAATATGTTGCTCTTAAGTGTGCCTGAAACGCTCAATGAGCTACGCTGTGCAAATGAAAAAATGGATCAACAACAGGTGCTCAATGTTGTTCATAAATTCCATGGAGCATGCTGCTACACTGGCGTACCAAAACTGAAGCATTTAGCTGAAACGATCGAAACTGCCCTCAAAGAAGGTCAAGATCTGAGTTATATAGAACCTGAGTTATTTGAACTAGAAGATGAACTGGTGAATTTACTCGCCGATGCGCAAAAAGAAGAAATAAGTCCGTTATAA